The following proteins are co-located in the Leptodactylus fuscus isolate aLepFus1 chromosome 8, aLepFus1.hap2, whole genome shotgun sequence genome:
- the DRG2 gene encoding developmentally-regulated GTP-binding protein 2 has protein sequence MGILEKISEIEKEIARTQKNKATEYHLGLLKAKLAKYRAQLLEPSKSAAGKGEGFDVMKSGDARVALIGFPSVGKSTFLSLMTSTASEAASYEFTTLTCIPGVIEYKGANIQLLDLPGIIEGAAQGKGRGRQVIAVARTSDVVIMMLDATKGEVQRSLLEKELESVGIRLNKKKPNIYFKPKKGGGISFNSTVPLTQCSEKLVQLILHEYKMFNAEVLFREDCSPDDFIDVIVGNRVYMPCLYVYNKIDQISMEEVDRLARQPHSVVISCGMKLNLDYLLEMLWESLALTCIYTKKRGQRPDFGDAIILRKGASVEHVCHRIHRTLASQFKYALVWGTSTKYSPQRVGLTHNMEHEDVIQIVKK, from the exons ATGGGGATCCTGGAGAAAATCTCCGAGATCGAGAAGGAGATCGCCAGGACCCAGAAGAATAAGG CCACTGAGTATCACTTAGGATTGCTGAAGGCCAAGCTCGCCAAGTACCGAGCCCAACTCCTGGAGCCGTCCAAATCTGCTGCCGGCAAAGGAGAAGGCTTCGATGTCATGAAATCTGGAGATGCCCGCGTGGCACTGATCGGGTTCCCCTCTGTGGGTAAG TCCACATTTCTGAGTTTGATGACCTCCACGGCGAGCGAGGCGGCGTCCTATGAGTTCACAACACTGACTTGCATCCCAGGAGTGATTGAG tataaaGGAGCGAACATCCAGCTGTTGGATCTGCCGGGAATCATTGAAGGTGCAGCACAAG GAAAGGGCAGAGGTCGCCAGGTCATTGCTGTCGCTCGGACGTCGGATGTGGTCATCATGATGTTGGATGCCACAAAAGGTGAAGTCCAGAG GTCCTTATTAGAGAAGGAGTTGGAGTCTGTAGGTATACGGCTAAACAAGAAGAAGCCCAATATATACTTTAAG CCCAAGAAAGGAGGAGGCATCTCATTCAACTCGACCGTCCCCCTGACCCAGTGCTCCGAGAAACTGGTGCAGCTCATTCTACATGAATACA AAATGTTCAATGCAGAGGTTCTGTTCCGGGAGGACTGCAGCCCAGACGACTTCATCGATGTGATCGTGGGGAACAGAGTGTACATGCCCTGTCTCTAT GTATATAACAAAATAGACCAGATCTCCATGGAGGAGGTGGACAGGCTGGCCCGGCAGCCGCACAGCGTGGTGATCAG TTGTGGGATGAAGCTGAACCTGGactacctgctggaaatgctaTGGGAATCTTTGGCACTAACTTGTATCTACACTAAAAAGCGAGGAC AGAGGCCGGATTTTGGAGATGCCATCATCCTCCGGAAAGGCGCTTCTGTGGAACACGTG TGTCATCGGATTCACAGAACGCTCGCCAGCCAGTTTAAATACGCCCTAGTGTGG GGAACCAGCACCAAATACAGCCCCCAGCGAGTAGGACTGACCCACAACATGGAACATGAGGACGTCATCCAAATAGTCAAGAAATAA